Proteins from a genomic interval of Neisseria arctica:
- a CDS encoding acyl-CoA thioesterase, protein MSKETIIRVRGYHMDGYGHVNNARYLEFLEEARWAYFEQHNLLPLLQGEMMVVARVDIRYRRPSTAGDELRVESRIIGLEPRQVLLQQNIVLTDSGKNVVEAELTLVPVSSETGRATDMNENLFQALQKLTDNQPPV, encoded by the coding sequence ATGAGCAAAGAAACCATTATCCGAGTGCGCGGCTATCATATGGACGGTTACGGCCATGTAAATAATGCCCGCTATCTGGAATTTCTAGAAGAAGCCCGTTGGGCATATTTCGAGCAACACAACCTGCTGCCGCTTTTACAGGGTGAAATGATGGTGGTGGCGCGCGTGGATATCCGTTACCGCCGCCCGTCAACGGCAGGTGATGAGTTGCGGGTAGAAAGCCGCATTATCGGATTGGAACCGCGTCAGGTATTGTTGCAGCAAAATATTGTACTGACAGACAGCGGCAAAAACGTAGTCGAAGCAGAGCTGACTTTGGTTCCGGTGAGTAGCGAAACCGGCCGGGCAACCGATATGAACGAAAATTTATTCCAAGCATTGCAAAAACTAACTGATAACCAACCACCTGTATGA
- the dnaE gene encoding DNA polymerase III subunit alpha, whose product MTDPVYIPLRLHTEFSITDGTVRIKQAVKKAAEYGLPALGISDLMNFFGLVKFYKACRGAGIKPIAAADVWIENPDAPDKPFRAMLVVKNDAGYLRLSELLTAAYVGKDRNVDHTELRQQWLAEGDNSGLICLSGAHYGEVGINLMNGHEANAKAAAKKYAAWFPDAFYLELQRLPERPQWETSVAGSLEIAAELDLPVVATHPTQFLEADDFEAHEARVCIAGGWVLADKKRPKEFVPGQYFVSPETMAERFADLPEALQNSVEIAKRCNIHITLGKNFLPQFPTPDGMSLDDYLTLLSNEGLRERMEVLYPDEAERAAKMPEYQERLDFELQIIIQMGFPGYFLIVQDFINWAKENGCPVGPGRGSGAGSLVAYALKITDLDPLKYALLFERFLNPERVSMPDFDVDFCQSNRGRVIEYVREKYGADAVSQIVTFGTMSSKAVIRDVGRVLELPFGLCDKLSKLIPLEANRPVSLEKAMELEPEIGQLIENEDAGQLIDLAKRLEDLTRGLGMHAGGVLIAPGKISDFSPVYQADESASPVSMYDKGDVEDVGLVKFDFLGLRNLTIIEMAQNFIAETCGQKVDVSHIPLDDPATYKIFSTANTTAVFQFESTGMKKMLQKAKPTKFEEIIAFVSLYRPGPMDLIPDFIDRMHGAKFEYLHPLLSEVLEPTYGIMVYQEQVMQAAQVCGGYTLGGADLLRRAMGKKKVEEMVKQRATFVAGAAEKGISQAKADEIFDYMEKFAGYGFNKSHAAAYSLVAYQTAWLKAHYPAEFMAATMSSELDNTDQLKLFYDDARANGIEFLPPDINESFYRFTPNNQRQIRYALGAVKGTGEGAVEAIVAARESGGRFTGLLDFCERVGKTHINKRTIESLIRAGAFDSIDPNRAKLIANIDLAIHNAEQQAANANQGGLFDMMDDVIEPLQLEDAPEWSESEKLAEEKQVLGFYFSGHPFGPFAQEVRQFAPVRLNKLKPQDHVRVAGFVTAVRTMMGKRGKIAFATLEDQSGQVEVLVSGQVLEEYSGRLKADQVLIMECKVSRDDYSGGDALRIMANNVMTLQAAREKYARSLSLSLRPEHDIPKLADLLGGYRASGSGSIPLYFSYSNDAASGELHTSPQWLVKPDIALFDALQQLLGERAIRVNW is encoded by the coding sequence ATGACTGATCCTGTTTACATTCCCCTGCGCCTGCATACCGAGTTTTCTATTACCGACGGTACGGTACGTATCAAACAAGCCGTCAAAAAAGCGGCAGAATACGGCTTGCCCGCATTGGGTATCAGTGATCTGATGAATTTTTTCGGGTTGGTGAAATTCTATAAAGCCTGCCGCGGAGCGGGCATTAAGCCGATTGCGGCGGCTGATGTTTGGATTGAAAACCCAGATGCGCCGGATAAGCCTTTCCGAGCCATGTTGGTGGTGAAAAACGATGCGGGTTATCTGCGCTTGAGCGAGCTGTTGACGGCCGCCTATGTGGGTAAAGACCGCAATGTCGATCATACGGAGCTGCGCCAGCAGTGGTTGGCTGAGGGAGACAACAGCGGCTTGATTTGTTTGTCGGGCGCGCACTATGGCGAAGTAGGCATCAATCTGATGAACGGTCATGAAGCCAATGCCAAAGCGGCCGCCAAAAAGTATGCCGCGTGGTTTCCGGATGCTTTTTACCTTGAGCTTCAGCGTCTGCCCGAACGTCCGCAATGGGAAACATCGGTAGCGGGCAGCTTGGAAATTGCCGCCGAACTTGATTTGCCGGTAGTCGCCACTCACCCCACCCAATTTCTCGAGGCAGATGATTTTGAAGCTCATGAGGCACGGGTATGTATTGCTGGCGGTTGGGTGCTGGCCGATAAAAAACGCCCGAAAGAGTTCGTACCCGGGCAATATTTTGTTTCTCCGGAAACGATGGCCGAGCGTTTTGCCGATTTACCTGAAGCCTTGCAAAATTCGGTTGAGATTGCCAAACGCTGCAACATCCACATTACATTAGGTAAAAACTTTTTGCCGCAATTTCCCACGCCAGACGGTATGTCGTTGGATGACTATCTGACGCTGCTTTCCAATGAAGGTTTGCGCGAGCGGATGGAGGTGTTGTATCCCGATGAGGCCGAGCGTGCCGCCAAAATGCCCGAGTATCAGGAGCGTTTGGATTTTGAATTGCAAATCATCATCCAGATGGGTTTTCCGGGCTATTTCCTAATCGTACAAGACTTCATCAACTGGGCGAAAGAAAACGGCTGTCCGGTAGGGCCGGGGCGCGGTTCGGGAGCAGGTTCGCTAGTGGCGTACGCCCTGAAAATTACCGATCTTGATCCGTTGAAATACGCATTGCTGTTCGAGCGTTTTCTTAATCCGGAACGGGTTTCCATGCCCGACTTCGACGTCGATTTCTGCCAAAGCAACCGCGGGCGTGTTATCGAATATGTGCGTGAAAAATACGGAGCTGACGCGGTCAGCCAAATTGTTACTTTCGGTACGATGTCGTCTAAAGCCGTAATACGAGACGTCGGCCGTGTGTTGGAGCTGCCTTTCGGCCTGTGCGATAAACTTTCCAAACTGATTCCGCTTGAGGCCAACCGTCCCGTTAGTTTGGAAAAGGCGATGGAACTTGAGCCGGAAATCGGCCAGCTGATTGAAAACGAAGATGCCGGGCAGCTGATCGATTTGGCCAAACGCTTGGAAGATTTGACCCGCGGTTTGGGTATGCATGCCGGCGGTGTGTTGATCGCACCGGGTAAGATCTCTGATTTCAGCCCTGTTTATCAGGCAGACGAATCGGCTTCGCCCGTATCTATGTACGATAAGGGCGACGTGGAAGACGTCGGCCTGGTGAAGTTCGACTTTTTGGGTTTGCGCAACCTGACCATCATCGAAATGGCGCAAAACTTTATTGCCGAAACCTGCGGGCAAAAGGTTGATGTCAGCCATATTCCGCTGGATGATCCGGCCACATATAAAATCTTTTCCACGGCAAATACCACGGCGGTTTTCCAGTTTGAATCGACCGGTATGAAAAAAATGCTGCAAAAGGCCAAGCCGACCAAGTTTGAAGAGATTATTGCCTTTGTATCGCTTTACCGCCCGGGACCGATGGATCTGATTCCCGACTTTATCGACCGGATGCACGGTGCGAAATTCGAATACCTGCACCCCTTGCTGAGCGAAGTGCTGGAACCGACTTACGGCATTATGGTTTATCAAGAGCAGGTAATGCAGGCAGCCCAGGTATGCGGTGGGTATACTTTGGGTGGTGCTGATTTGCTGCGCCGCGCGATGGGTAAGAAAAAAGTCGAAGAAATGGTGAAACAGCGCGCTACTTTTGTAGCCGGTGCTGCGGAAAAAGGTATCAGCCAAGCCAAAGCCGATGAAATTTTCGACTATATGGAAAAATTCGCAGGCTACGGCTTTAACAAATCACACGCGGCGGCTTATTCTTTGGTGGCGTATCAGACGGCTTGGCTTAAAGCCCATTATCCCGCCGAATTTATGGCGGCTACCATGTCGAGCGAGTTGGACAATACCGACCAGCTCAAGCTGTTTTACGATGATGCCCGCGCCAACGGCATAGAGTTTCTACCGCCTGATATCAATGAATCGTTTTACCGTTTTACGCCCAACAACCAACGCCAAATCCGTTATGCACTCGGTGCGGTCAAAGGTACGGGCGAAGGAGCGGTGGAGGCGATTGTTGCAGCGCGCGAGAGCGGCGGACGCTTTACCGGATTATTGGACTTTTGCGAACGTGTAGGCAAAACACATATCAACAAACGCACCATCGAATCACTTATCCGCGCGGGTGCCTTCGACAGCATTGATCCTAACCGCGCCAAATTAATCGCCAATATCGATTTGGCTATCCACAATGCCGAACAACAGGCCGCCAATGCCAATCAGGGCGGACTATTCGACATGATGGACGATGTCATCGAACCATTGCAGCTTGAGGATGCGCCCGAGTGGAGCGAATCGGAAAAACTGGCCGAAGAAAAACAAGTGTTGGGCTTTTATTTTTCCGGCCATCCGTTCGGCCCGTTTGCCCAAGAGGTACGGCAGTTTGCTCCGGTTCGACTGAATAAGCTGAAACCGCAAGATCATGTGCGTGTGGCCGGTTTTGTTACTGCTGTGCGTACCATGATGGGCAAGCGAGGCAAAATTGCCTTTGCCACTTTGGAAGATCAAAGCGGACAAGTGGAGGTATTGGTAAGCGGGCAGGTGTTGGAAGAATATTCAGGCCGTCTGAAAGCCGACCAAGTATTGATTATGGAATGCAAAGTAAGCCGTGATGATTACAGCGGAGGCGATGCGTTGCGGATCATGGCCAATAATGTGATGACTTTGCAGGCTGCCCGTGAAAAATACGCCCGCAGCCTCAGTTTGAGCTTGCGGCCTGAACATGATATTCCCAAATTGGCAGATTTGCTCGGCGGCTATCGGGCTAGCGGTTCAGGCTCGATACCGTTGTATTTCAGTTATAGTAATGATGCCGCCAGCGGTGAGTTACATACTTCTCCGCAATGGCTGGTTAAGCCTGATATCGCTTTGTTTGATGCTTTGCAGCAGCTTTTGGGTGAACGGGCGATTCGTGTTAACTGGTAG
- a CDS encoding NRAMP family divalent metal transporter: MSVINSSESVSTWHSKMRAIGPGILMASAAVGGSHIIASTQAGAIYGWQLAVIIILVNLFKYPFFHFGAHYTLDTGKSLLEGYKEKNPLYLWLFLILNLFATVVNIAGVGLITAVILSLAVPGISMNLLAGIVLGVTLLLLLTGKYGALDGLSKIVMVSLTAATVTAVIVAAVKSGNVPAAPDFVAPSPWNLASLGFMIALMGWMPAPIEFSAINSLWVVVKRKLDHVSYRDGLFDFNVGYIGSAILAVIFLALGALVQFGSGQEVKMAGPAYISQLVDMYAATIGEWSRWLVVFIAFACMFGTTITAVDGYSRANTEAVRLLAGSKQFSTRSLKIWTILGCVAGMVVILFFKGALAPMLKFAMITAFLTTPVFAWLNLMLARDSAHKISFSLMTLSWLGLFYLVGFAVLFLLQLVGLFG, encoded by the coding sequence ATGTCTGTTATCAACTCTTCTGAATCCGTGTCTACATGGCACTCTAAAATGCGGGCTATCGGCCCCGGTATTCTGATGGCCTCTGCTGCCGTCGGTGGTTCACATATTATTGCCTCTACCCAAGCGGGTGCGATATACGGTTGGCAGTTGGCGGTGATTATTATTTTGGTCAACTTGTTTAAATACCCGTTTTTCCACTTCGGCGCGCACTATACGCTAGACACGGGGAAAAGTCTTTTGGAAGGCTATAAAGAGAAAAACCCCCTTTATTTGTGGCTGTTTCTGATACTCAATTTATTTGCTACCGTGGTGAATATCGCCGGAGTGGGTTTGATTACGGCGGTTATTCTCAGTCTTGCCGTTCCCGGTATCTCTATGAATTTGCTTGCCGGCATTGTATTGGGTGTAACTTTACTGTTACTGCTGACAGGAAAATATGGAGCTTTGGACGGTTTGTCTAAGATTGTGATGGTTTCGTTGACGGCAGCCACGGTAACGGCTGTGATTGTAGCGGCAGTGAAAAGCGGCAACGTGCCTGCTGCCCCCGATTTTGTCGCCCCTTCGCCGTGGAATCTTGCCTCATTAGGTTTTATGATTGCTTTGATGGGTTGGATGCCCGCGCCGATCGAATTTTCTGCCATTAACTCACTGTGGGTAGTGGTTAAACGCAAGCTTGACCATGTATCTTACCGCGACGGCTTGTTTGACTTTAATGTAGGCTATATTGGTTCGGCAATTTTGGCGGTGATTTTTCTGGCATTGGGCGCGCTGGTACAGTTTGGTTCGGGCCAAGAAGTCAAAATGGCAGGGCCTGCTTATATCAGCCAACTGGTGGATATGTATGCCGCTACTATCGGTGAATGGTCGCGTTGGCTGGTGGTGTTTATCGCTTTTGCTTGCATGTTCGGCACAACGATTACTGCGGTAGACGGCTATTCGCGCGCAAATACCGAAGCAGTGCGCCTGCTGGCGGGAAGCAAGCAGTTTAGCACCCGTTCGCTGAAAATTTGGACGATACTCGGTTGTGTGGCGGGTATGGTGGTCATCCTGTTCTTCAAAGGCGCGTTGGCTCCCATGCTTAAGTTTGCCATGATCACCGCATTTTTGACGACCCCTGTTTTCGCTTGGTTGAATTTGATGTTGGCCCGAGATTCGGCACATAAAATCAGCTTTTCCCTGATGACGCTATCTTGGTTGGGTTTGTTTTACCTGGTGGGTTTTGCCGTATTGTTTTTATTACAGTTGGTAGGTTTGTTCGGTTGA
- the mlaE gene encoding lipid asymmetry maintenance ABC transporter permease subunit MlaE: MNFIQTIGQRSLGFIQELGSVCLFLLQILAKSGTVLTRFRLSVRQMYFAGVLSVLIIAVSGLFVGMVLGLQGYTQLAKFKSADILGYMVAASLLRELGPVLAAILFASSAGGAMTSEIGLMKTTEQLEAMNVMAVNPVSRVVVPRFWAGVVSMPLLASVFNVAGIYGAYLVGVQWLGLDSGIFWTQMQNNISFGYDVLNGLIKSVCFGIAVTLIAVYQGFHCVPTSEGILRASTRTVVSSALTVLAIDFILTALMFTE; encoded by the coding sequence ATGAATTTTATCCAAACCATCGGACAACGCAGCCTCGGTTTTATTCAGGAATTAGGCAGTGTTTGTTTGTTTCTTCTGCAGATTTTGGCGAAATCCGGCACCGTATTGACCCGGTTCCGCCTCTCGGTTCGCCAAATGTATTTTGCCGGCGTTTTGTCCGTATTGATTATCGCCGTATCGGGCTTGTTTGTCGGCATGGTATTGGGTTTGCAGGGCTATACCCAGCTGGCCAAGTTCAAATCCGCCGATATTTTAGGCTATATGGTAGCCGCCAGCTTATTGCGTGAACTGGGGCCGGTATTGGCGGCGATTTTATTTGCCAGTAGCGCGGGTGGGGCGATGACGAGTGAAATCGGCTTGATGAAAACCACCGAACAACTCGAGGCTATGAATGTGATGGCTGTAAATCCGGTTTCACGGGTGGTTGTACCGCGCTTTTGGGCAGGTGTGGTTTCCATGCCTTTGTTAGCCTCGGTATTTAATGTGGCCGGCATTTACGGTGCTTATTTGGTCGGAGTGCAGTGGTTAGGCTTGGACAGCGGTATTTTCTGGACACAAATGCAGAACAATATCAGCTTCGGCTATGATGTACTCAACGGCCTGATCAAATCGGTGTGTTTCGGTATTGCGGTTACTTTAATTGCCGTTTATCAGGGTTTTCACTGTGTACCGACTTCCGAAGGTATCCTACGGGCCAGCACCCGTACCGTGGTTTCTTCCGCGCTGACTGTGTTGGCAATCGATTTTATTTTAACGGCATTGATGTTTACCGAGTAA
- a CDS encoding ABC transporter ATP-binding protein: MSTPFIEMSDVAFGYGSRTILNNVNFSIEQGNFAAIMGGSGSGKTTLMRLITGQLHPQRGRVLVEGKDLARLNPAELYEHRRRMGVLFQHGALFTDLSVFDNVAFPMRELTKLPEPVIRDLVVLKLNAVGLRGVEKLMPSELSGGMARRVALARTIALDPEIMLYDEPFTGLDPISLGVIAHLISRINKALRSTSVMVTHDIEQSLKIVNQVIFLAHGEVVFSGSPEEMRELDSPWVNQFVGGLPNGPVAFRYPAETTLQQDLFGTQ; encoded by the coding sequence ATGAGTACACCTTTCATCGAAATGTCTGATGTTGCCTTCGGCTACGGCAGCCGAACTATCCTAAACAATGTCAATTTCAGCATTGAACAGGGTAATTTTGCCGCTATTATGGGCGGATCGGGCAGCGGTAAAACCACTCTGATGCGGCTGATTACCGGCCAACTGCATCCGCAGCGCGGCAGGGTGTTGGTGGAAGGTAAAGATTTGGCGCGTCTGAACCCGGCAGAATTGTACGAGCACCGCCGCCGTATGGGCGTGTTGTTTCAGCATGGCGCTTTATTTACCGATTTATCAGTGTTTGATAACGTGGCATTTCCGATGCGCGAGCTTACTAAGCTGCCGGAACCCGTTATCCGTGATTTGGTTGTGTTGAAGCTCAATGCCGTCGGTTTGCGCGGGGTGGAAAAATTAATGCCCTCGGAGCTTTCGGGCGGTATGGCGCGCCGTGTGGCATTGGCGCGCACGATTGCCCTTGATCCCGAAATTATGCTGTATGACGAACCGTTTACCGGTTTGGATCCGATTTCTCTAGGCGTTATCGCCCATTTGATCAGCCGAATCAACAAAGCTTTGCGCTCTACCAGCGTTATGGTTACGCATGATATCGAGCAATCGCTGAAAATCGTGAACCAAGTGATTTTTCTGGCACACGGAGAAGTGGTGTTTTCCGGCAGCCCTGAAGAAATGCGCGAGTTGGATTCGCCATGGGTTAACCAGTTTGTCGGAGGTTTACCCAACGGGCCAGTGGCTTTCCGCTACCCTGCAGAAACCACGCTGCAGCAAGACTTGTTCGGAACACAATAA
- a CDS encoding STAS domain-containing protein, producing MKSELHDNIIRLSGDITVKTVDQAAFGRFEQQCRQSGLAGIDLGKVEKADSACLSLLVAALRQNRNLVFHNLPASVQALSELYEIQEQVHA from the coding sequence ATGAAAAGCGAATTGCACGACAACATTATCCGGTTAAGCGGTGATATCACGGTGAAAACTGTTGATCAAGCCGCATTCGGCCGCTTTGAGCAGCAATGCCGCCAAAGCGGCCTTGCCGGCATCGACTTGGGCAAAGTGGAAAAGGCCGATTCTGCCTGTCTGTCGCTTTTGGTTGCAGCTTTGCGCCAAAACCGTAACCTTGTTTTCCATAACCTTCCTGCTTCGGTACAAGCATTGTCCGAACTTTACGAAATCCAAGAGCAGGTTCACGCATGA
- a CDS encoding peroxiredoxin family protein has product MKKVLFPLVALIVAALLAVVLWPKNHPAPTFSLQSLEGKTISNADLQGKVTLINFWYPSCPGCVSEMPKLVKTAQDYAGKDFQILAISQPFDPLDSVKNYAASRALPFQVMYDEDGSVGKAFGTQVYPTSVFVNKRGEVLKTFVGEPDFAKLYEEIDRELAK; this is encoded by the coding sequence ATGAAAAAAGTATTGTTTCCCCTTGTGGCGCTCATCGTAGCCGCTTTATTAGCCGTTGTATTATGGCCGAAAAACCATCCGGCCCCCACTTTTTCATTGCAAAGTTTAGAAGGAAAAACGATAAGCAATGCCGATTTGCAGGGTAAGGTAACATTAATCAATTTTTGGTATCCTTCCTGCCCGGGCTGTGTCAGCGAAATGCCCAAACTGGTGAAAACCGCGCAGGATTATGCGGGTAAAGATTTTCAGATTTTGGCTATTTCCCAACCGTTTGACCCTTTAGATAGCGTTAAAAATTATGCTGCAAGCCGCGCATTACCATTTCAAGTGATGTACGATGAGGACGGTAGCGTAGGTAAAGCTTTCGGTACTCAGGTTTATCCTACTTCTGTGTTTGTCAACAAGCGGGGCGAGGTTTTGAAGACTTTTGTCGGCGAGCCTGATTTTGCCAAGTTGTATGAGGAAATCGATCGGGAATTGGCGAAGTAG
- a CDS encoding MlaC/ttg2D family ABC transporter substrate-binding protein: MKKSAIMSALGIGVLSISMAFATPQQAVSQVRNNATEVLSILKNANGSNDASIRKQAENYAMPYFDFQRMTALAVGNPWRQASNAQKQALTREFQTLLIRTYSGTMLKFKNSKVTIKDNPVVNRGGKEVIVRAEIVAAGGGKPVNMDFTTYQSGNRYRVYNVAVEGASLVTVYRNQFGETIKNKGIDGLIAELRAKNGSR, translated from the coding sequence ATGAAAAAATCTGCAATTATGAGCGCCTTGGGTATCGGCGTATTGAGTATCAGCATGGCGTTTGCGACACCTCAGCAGGCTGTCAGCCAAGTGCGTAATAACGCTACCGAAGTATTGAGCATTTTGAAAAATGCCAATGGCAGTAACGATGCCAGTATCCGCAAACAGGCCGAAAACTATGCAATGCCTTACTTTGATTTCCAACGTATGACTGCGTTGGCAGTCGGTAATCCTTGGCGTCAGGCCAGCAATGCCCAAAAACAGGCGTTGACCCGCGAGTTTCAAACTTTGCTGATCCGTACCTATTCAGGCACTATGCTGAAGTTCAAAAACTCAAAAGTTACCATCAAAGATAATCCGGTTGTTAACCGCGGCGGTAAAGAAGTTATCGTCCGCGCCGAAATCGTTGCAGCAGGTGGCGGTAAACCTGTAAATATGGATTTCACCACTTATCAAAGCGGCAACCGTTACCGCGTATATAATGTGGCGGTAGAAGGTGCCAGTTTGGTAACCGTATACCGCAACCAATTCGGTGAAACAATTAAAAATAAAGGTATCGACGGCTTGATTGCAGAGTTGCGTGCCAAAAACGGCAGCCGCTAA
- a CDS encoding MlaA family lipoprotein, with product MKKSTSTALAVLALAAAQPALAQSNPNDPYESYNRFMFKVNDTADHYVLAPVARGYRTVTPKPVRMGVTNFFDNLRDVVSFGSNVLRLDIKRASEDLVRVGINTTFGLGGLINIADAGEIPNNKNTLGDTFASWGWKKSNYFVYPLMGPSTVRDSLGSTVAGVYSPQTAVFDTNAARWGAVALNAVNTRERILDLTDSLDEAAIDKYSYTRDLYMRMRAQQLGVPLPQNEEDNIDIDELVDNPESAASSESDVPVGEQVPTTEKTAESEVQSWHESSLINDQHLYGAEQNGIMTVWQTDERLAF from the coding sequence ATGAAAAAATCCACCTCAACCGCTTTGGCCGTGTTGGCTCTAGCCGCAGCTCAGCCCGCGCTGGCCCAAAGCAATCCTAATGATCCGTATGAAAGCTACAACCGTTTCATGTTTAAAGTTAATGATACGGCCGATCATTACGTACTCGCTCCTGTAGCCCGCGGTTACCGCACCGTTACGCCGAAGCCTGTCCGGATGGGCGTAACCAATTTTTTTGATAATTTGCGAGATGTCGTCAGCTTTGGCAGCAATGTGTTGAGGCTTGATATCAAGCGGGCAAGTGAAGATTTGGTGCGTGTGGGTATTAATACGACTTTTGGTTTGGGCGGTTTGATTAATATTGCCGATGCGGGAGAAATACCCAACAATAAAAATACCTTGGGCGACACATTTGCCTCTTGGGGGTGGAAAAAAAGCAATTACTTCGTTTATCCGTTGATGGGGCCTTCAACTGTACGCGACAGCCTTGGTTCCACCGTGGCCGGTGTTTATTCTCCTCAAACCGCTGTATTCGATACCAATGCAGCTCGTTGGGGTGCCGTCGCACTTAATGCCGTGAATACCCGTGAGCGGATTTTGGACTTAACCGATAGTTTGGATGAAGCCGCCATTGATAAGTACAGCTATACACGCGATCTGTATATGCGGATGCGTGCCCAACAGCTAGGTGTGCCGTTACCTCAAAACGAAGAGGACAATATCGATATAGATGAGTTGGTAGACAATCCCGAATCAGCCGCATCTTCCGAATCGGATGTGCCCGTTGGTGAGCAGGTGCCGACAACTGAAAAGACCGCCGAATCCGAAGTACAATCGTGGCATGAAAGCAGTCTGATTAATGATCAACATCTGTATGGCGCGGAACAAAACGGCATCATGACCGTTTGGCAAACTGATGAGCGGTTGGCTTTTTAA
- the mlaD gene encoding outer membrane lipid asymmetry maintenance protein MlaD: MKKSVLEFWVGLFVLLGVAAVGFLSFRVAGGSAVAGSGQTYTVYAEFTDIGGLKVKAPVKAAGVLVGRVGSIELDPQTYQAKVSLNLDKKYPFSTDVSAQILTSGLLGEQYIGLLQGGDPENLADGDTISMTSSAMVLENLIGKFMTSFTEKNAKPSETDTTNGAAE; encoded by the coding sequence ATGAAGAAAAGTGTTTTGGAATTTTGGGTGGGTTTGTTTGTATTGCTGGGCGTAGCCGCGGTCGGCTTTTTATCGTTTCGCGTAGCCGGCGGTAGTGCGGTTGCCGGTTCGGGGCAGACTTATACGGTTTATGCCGAATTTACCGATATCGGCGGTTTGAAAGTAAAAGCGCCGGTAAAAGCAGCGGGTGTATTGGTCGGCCGGGTCGGCAGTATTGAGCTGGATCCTCAAACTTATCAAGCCAAAGTTAGCCTGAATTTAGACAAGAAATATCCGTTCAGTACCGATGTGTCGGCCCAAATTCTGACTTCCGGACTTTTGGGCGAACAATATATCGGTTTGCTGCAGGGTGGTGATCCCGAAAACTTGGCCGATGGAGATACCATCAGCATGACCAGTTCGGCAATGGTGTTGGAAAATCTGATCGGTAAATTCATGACCAGCTTTACCGAAAAAAATGCCAAGCCGTCTGAAACCGATACAACAAACGGTGCGGCTGAATAA